Proteins encoded together in one Sulfitobacter pontiacus window:
- the cbiB gene encoding adenosylcobinamide-phosphate synthase CbiB produces the protein MIGAAGILLGFVIEAALSWPAPLYAKIGHPVSWIGHAIRMIEARLNGADTSPARLRLLGGVGVCLVLALAVLPAIVVTALLPSGWAGYVVGGLLAWPFLAPRSLFDHVQAVATPLIQGNIAGARYAVSMIIGRDPDQLDAAAIARASIESLAENASDGVVAPVFWGVLLGLPGLVAYKAINTMDSMIGHRSTRYRHYGMVAARLDDLVNLIPARATGLLFVIVSGQPRRAAAVMLRDARHHRSPNAGWPEGAMAGALNVRLSGPRVYGEEIADEPWLNAEGSEADATSLRRALTLYLRAMFVLAVVLALVALI, from the coding sequence ATGATCGGCGCGGCGGGCATCCTGCTGGGGTTTGTGATCGAGGCGGCTTTGTCCTGGCCTGCGCCGCTTTATGCGAAAATCGGCCATCCGGTGTCCTGGATCGGCCACGCCATTCGCATGATCGAGGCGCGGTTGAATGGCGCTGATACATCGCCCGCACGGTTGCGCCTGTTGGGCGGTGTCGGGGTCTGCCTTGTGCTTGCGCTTGCCGTCTTGCCTGCGATTGTGGTCACCGCATTGCTGCCGTCTGGCTGGGCGGGCTACGTTGTCGGCGGGCTGCTGGCGTGGCCCTTTCTGGCACCGCGGTCGCTGTTCGACCACGTTCAGGCCGTGGCGACGCCTTTGATACAGGGCAATATTGCAGGGGCACGCTATGCCGTCTCGATGATCATCGGGCGCGATCCTGATCAGCTGGACGCTGCCGCGATTGCCCGTGCTTCTATTGAAAGCCTGGCCGAGAATGCCTCGGACGGGGTGGTGGCTCCGGTGTTTTGGGGCGTGCTGCTGGGGCTGCCGGGGCTGGTGGCCTATAAGGCGATCAACACGATGGATTCGATGATCGGGCACCGGTCGACACGCTACCGTCACTACGGGATGGTGGCTGCGCGGCTCGACGATCTGGTAAATTTGATCCCGGCGCGGGCTACGGGGCTGCTGTTCGTGATCGTGTCGGGCCAGCCACGGCGCGCCGCCGCCGTGATGCTGCGCGATGCGCGCCACCACCGGTCCCCCAATGCCGGTTGGCCCGAAGGAGCGATGGCCGGTGCGCTGAACGTGCGCCTGTCCGGCCCGCGTGTGTACGGCGAAGAGATCGCGGATGAACCGTGGCTCAATGCGGAAGGCTCCGAGGCCGATGCGACCAGCCTGCGACGGGCGCTGACGCTTTACCTTCGCGCCATGTTCGTATTAGCAGTCGTGCTGGCGCTGGTGGCGCTGATCTGA
- the cobD gene encoding threonine-phosphate decarboxylase CobD — protein sequence MRDHGGNLDGAIKAFGGDRADWIDLSTGINTVPYPVGPISPEAWTRLPERSALGALEDAARRAYDASCAVVPVSGAQAAIQLVPRLIAPGQAAILSPTYNEHAAALRAEGWQVTEATDLAALEGYALAVVVNPNNPDGQRHAPDALRALAETVELLIVDESFADPDPEVSLVCGAAELPKNILVMRSFGKFYGLAGLRLGFVLAAEPLAERLRAMTGPWPVSGMAIEVALRALNDTNWAAQTTARLQGEAAQLDAMATRAGWGLVGGTPLFRTYATPDATAAQNALAAHHIWSRIFPYSDSWIRLGLPGPAGDWARLETALKDGA from the coding sequence ATGCGGGACCACGGCGGCAATCTGGATGGGGCGATCAAGGCGTTCGGCGGCGACCGCGCCGATTGGATCGATCTGTCCACGGGGATCAACACGGTGCCCTATCCGGTGGGGCCGATCTCGCCAGAGGCATGGACCCGTCTGCCCGAACGCAGTGCCCTTGGCGCGCTGGAAGACGCCGCGCGGCGGGCCTATGACGCAAGCTGTGCTGTTGTGCCTGTGTCAGGGGCGCAGGCGGCGATCCAGCTGGTGCCGCGCCTGATCGCGCCGGGACAAGCCGCGATCCTGTCGCCCACCTATAACGAACATGCCGCCGCACTACGGGCCGAAGGCTGGCAGGTCACCGAGGCCACGGATCTTGCCGCGCTTGAAGGGTATGCCCTTGCCGTGGTGGTCAACCCCAACAACCCCGACGGGCAGCGCCACGCTCCTGACGCCTTGCGCGCGCTTGCCGAAACGGTCGAACTGTTGATCGTGGATGAAAGCTTTGCCGACCCTGATCCAGAGGTGTCGCTGGTCTGCGGCGCGGCCGAACTGCCGAAAAATATCCTTGTGATGCGGTCCTTTGGCAAGTTCTACGGGCTGGCGGGGCTGCGCTTGGGTTTTGTGCTGGCGGCAGAGCCTTTGGCCGAAAGGCTGCGCGCGATGACGGGACCATGGCCGGTTTCCGGCATGGCGATAGAGGTCGCCTTGCGCGCGCTGAACGACACGAATTGGGCGGCGCAGACCACCGCGCGCCTGCAAGGCGAGGCGGCGCAATTGGATGCGATGGCGACACGGGCAGGGTGGGGGCTGGTAGGCGGCACCCCGCTGTTTCGCACCTACGCGACGCCGGATGCCACGGCTGCGCAAAACGCCTTGGCCGCACATCACATCTGGTCGCGGATCTTCCCCTATTCCGACAGCTGGATCCGTCTGGGCCTGCCCGGACCGGCCGGTGATTGGGCCCGGCTCGAAACCGCCTTGAAAGACGGCGCGTGA
- a CDS encoding ABC transporter substrate-binding protein — translation MIQRITMRGRRVLLGLIAALIAVTPASAADLPRVVSMNLCTDQMVLLLADPDQITSLSRLARDPRSSSLAQEAAAHPQNAGGAEEIYLSAPDLVLAGQYSDKATLAMLRHLGLRVEQMPITKALDDIPAQIRWMGDLLQQPTRAEALARDVEQTLAAQPALASDAPVAAFYYPNGYSLGVDTLGHDIVTTGGLRNLSQKLGRRNSGRLALEDLVMNAPDVLVTTTPYPGGSRSEEIMLHPALAQYAKTGRMVYSSPDWVCGTPLALRAVQDVRRAGNQIRHEER, via the coding sequence GTGATCCAGCGCATCACAATGAGAGGGCGGCGGGTGCTGCTGGGGCTGATAGCCGCCCTGATAGCCGTCACTCCAGCCAGCGCCGCAGACCTGCCCCGTGTGGTGTCGATGAACCTGTGCACGGACCAGATGGTACTGCTGCTGGCGGATCCTGATCAAATCACCTCCCTTTCCCGTCTGGCGCGCGATCCGCGGTCGTCGTCCCTAGCGCAGGAAGCCGCAGCACATCCGCAGAACGCAGGCGGCGCTGAAGAAATATATCTCTCCGCGCCGGATCTGGTGTTGGCGGGGCAATACTCCGACAAAGCGACCCTCGCGATGCTGCGCCACCTCGGCCTGCGGGTAGAGCAAATGCCGATCACCAAGGCGCTTGACGATATTCCCGCGCAGATCCGGTGGATGGGCGACCTCTTGCAACAGCCCACGCGGGCAGAGGCGCTGGCCCGCGACGTGGAACAGACATTGGCCGCGCAGCCCGCACTGGCCTCCGATGCCCCTGTTGCGGCGTTCTATTACCCGAACGGCTATTCGCTGGGGGTGGATACTTTGGGCCACGACATCGTGACCACCGGCGGACTGCGCAACCTCTCGCAGAAACTCGGACGCCGGAACAGCGGGCGTCTGGCCCTGGAAGACCTGGTGATGAACGCCCCCGATGTGCTGGTCACCACGACACCCTATCCCGGAGGTTCCCGATCCGAAGAGATCATGCTACATCCTGCGCTCGCACAATACGCCAAGACCGGCCGGATGGTGTATAGTTCGCCCGATTGGGTCTGCGGCACGCCGCTGGCGTTGCGGGCGGTGCAAGACGTTCGCAGGGCAGGCAACCAGATACGCCACGAGGAGAGATAA
- the cobO gene encoding cob(I)yrinic acid a,c-diamide adenosyltransferase, producing MTDSTPDQNKRHAEKMAKVQTARAKMMAEKTVTKGLIIVHTGTGKGKSSSAFGMIMRCIGHGFPCALVQFIKGARVSADRQLLEDRFSDICQVYVMGEGFTWDTQDRERDIAAAGRAWEKAKELIRDPNNRMVLLDELNIALRYGYIDVQDVVDFLQAEKPHMTHVVITGRNAPDALIEIADLVTEMKEIKHPFRKQGIAAQAGVEF from the coding sequence ATGACCGACAGCACCCCAGACCAGAACAAGCGCCACGCCGAAAAGATGGCGAAGGTCCAGACGGCCCGCGCCAAGATGATGGCGGAAAAGACCGTGACCAAGGGGTTGATCATCGTCCACACCGGGACCGGCAAGGGCAAAAGCAGCTCTGCCTTCGGGATGATCATGCGCTGCATCGGGCACGGGTTCCCCTGCGCGCTGGTGCAGTTCATCAAGGGCGCACGGGTGTCTGCGGACCGTCAACTGCTTGAGGACCGCTTTAGCGACATCTGTCAGGTCTATGTGATGGGCGAGGGCTTTACCTGGGACACGCAAGATCGCGAACGCGACATCGCCGCCGCCGGACGCGCATGGGAAAAAGCCAAAGAGCTGATCCGCGACCCCAACAACCGCATGGTGCTGCTCGACGAGCTCAACATCGCGCTGCGCTATGGCTATATCGACGTGCAGGATGTGGTCGATTTCCTGCAGGCCGAGAAGCCGCATATGACCCATGTGGTGATCACCGGCCGCAACGCGCCCGACGCCTTGATCGAGATTGCGGATCTGGTGACCGAGATGAAGGAAATCAAACATCCTTTCCGCAAACAGGGTATCGCCGCACAGGCCGGTGTGGAATTCTGA